One genomic region from Balaenoptera musculus isolate JJ_BM4_2016_0621 chromosome X, mBalMus1.pri.v3, whole genome shotgun sequence encodes:
- the LOC118888366 gene encoding LOW QUALITY PROTEIN: heparan-sulfate 6-O-sulfotransferase 2-like (The sequence of the model RefSeq protein was modified relative to this genomic sequence to represent the inferred CDS: inserted 1 base in 1 codon) produces MALPACAARALGPPLQPEREAPARTTCPRRHSRVEAELAASRPGSVAASVRAGPPRGVSRGFNSQPLLDEPLKASSSLAGAARAPLFALLARGRRRRMHDLRRRWDLGSLCRALLTRGLAALGHSLKHVLGAIFSKIFGPLASVGNMDEKSNKLLLALVMLFLFAVIVLQYVCPGTECQLLRLQAFSSPMPDPYRSEDESSARFVPXYNFSRGDLLRKVDFDIKGDDLIVFLHIQKTGGTTFGRHLVRNIQLEQPCECRVGQKKCTCHRPGKRETWLFSRFSTGWSCGLHADWTELTSCVPAVVDGKRDARLRPSRESSWYPACAPHYWLHAGHQRRFTSARGTPRVEGQVERCPGSHVGLSLEKPLLIYKL; encoded by the exons ATGGCACTGCCTGCGTGTGCAGCCCGGGCGCTCGGGCCGCCGTTGCAACCGGAGCGAGAAGCGCCCGCCCGCACCACCTGTCCCCGCCGGCATTCCAGAGTAGAGGCCGAATTGGCAGCAAGCCGGCCCGGATCAGTCGCCGCCTCAGTCCGCGCGGGCCCTCCTAGGGGTGTGTCTCGCGGATTCAACTCCCAGCCGCTCCTGGACGAGCCCCTAAAGGCTTCTTCCTCTCTGGCGGGAGCCGCGCGCGCCCCTCTCTTCGCGCTGCTGGCCCGAGGCCGCCGCAGGCGGATGCACGACCTCAGGAGACGCTGGGACCTGGGCTCCCTCTGCCGGGCCCTGCTCACCCGGGGCCTGGCCGCCCTGGGCCACTCGCTGAAGCACGTGCTCGGCGCGATCTTCTCCAAGATTTTCGGTCCCTTGGCCAG CGTCGGGAACATGGATGAGAAATCCAACAAGCTGCTGCTGGCTTTGGTGATGCTCTTCCTATTTGCCGTGATCGTCCTCCAATACGTGTGCCCCGGCACAGAATGCCAACTCCTCCGCCTGCAGGCGTTCAGCTCCCCGATGCCGGACCCGTACCGCTCGGAGGATGAGAGCTCCGCCAGGTTCGTGC CTTACAATTTCAGCCGCGGCGACCTCCTGCGCAAGGTAGACTTCGACATCAAGGGCGATGACCTGATCGTGTTCCTGCACATCCAGAAGACTGGAGGCACCACTTTCGGCCGCCACCTGGTGCGCAATATCCAGCTGGAGCAACCGTGCGAATGCCGCGTGGGTCAGAAGAAATGCACTTGCCACCGGCCGGGTAAGCGGGAGACCTGGCTCTTCTCCAGGTTCTCCACGGGTTGGAGCTGCGGACTGCACGCCGACTGGACCGAGCTCACCAGCTGCGTGCCCGCCGTGGTGGACGGCAAGCGCGACGCCAGGCTGAGACCTTCCAG AGAGAGCTCGTGGTACCCAGCTTGCGCCCCGCACTACTGGCTGCACGCCGGGCATCAGCGGCGCTTTACGAGTGCGAGGGGCACCCCGCGGGTCGAAGGGCAGGTGGAACGCTGCCCCGGATCCCATGTGGGGCTCAGTCTTGAGAAACCTCTTCTGATTTACAAACTCTGA